One window of Cohnella hashimotonis genomic DNA carries:
- a CDS encoding ABC transporter permease → MNSMRTVIAFTMRNKLRSKSFIITTIILGILLVVGANVPYFIDKLTGPGSAAKVGYIASEQGEIITGLEQQFGMAEKQQVELVPIEASGSEADKTAALQQAIDDGKIKGYLTFTDNQEVGFPDVVYHSKKMLDSGTSGALLAGLQTVKTQQAVRDANLTNEQYFKLQAPVKLDTVQIADGGGKTEAEQGTAIGLTYAILILLFMSVMITGQLIATEITAEKSSRVMEIIVTSVAPLKQMFGKVIGTFLVGLLQLVVLVGAALVNLTLPHNKGALEKFGIDLSSIEPKMIIFAIVMYLLGYFLYAMLFAAIGSLVSRTEDLSQTSMPVTMLSLAGFYIAIYGLTNPESTFITVCSFIPFFSPFILFLRIGLADPAWWEIVLSVGILIASVLIIGWLAAKIYRVGVLMYGKKPSFKEVFKALRAYKV, encoded by the coding sequence ATGAATAGCATGCGTACGGTCATTGCCTTCACGATGCGGAACAAGCTCCGCAGCAAATCCTTCATTATAACGACGATTATCCTCGGCATTCTGCTCGTCGTCGGCGCCAACGTACCTTATTTCATCGACAAACTGACGGGGCCGGGCTCGGCCGCGAAGGTGGGCTATATCGCAAGCGAACAAGGCGAGATCATCACAGGGCTGGAGCAGCAGTTCGGAATGGCGGAGAAGCAGCAGGTGGAGCTCGTGCCGATCGAGGCGTCCGGCTCCGAAGCCGACAAGACGGCCGCCCTCCAGCAGGCGATCGACGACGGCAAAATCAAAGGCTATCTTACCTTTACCGATAACCAGGAAGTCGGCTTCCCCGACGTCGTCTACCACTCCAAGAAAATGCTGGACAGCGGCACCTCCGGCGCCCTGCTGGCCGGGCTGCAAACCGTGAAGACGCAGCAAGCCGTGCGGGACGCGAACCTGACCAACGAACAATATTTCAAGCTGCAGGCGCCCGTTAAGCTCGACACCGTCCAGATCGCTGACGGCGGCGGCAAGACGGAGGCGGAGCAAGGGACGGCCATCGGCTTGACCTACGCCATCCTCATCCTGCTGTTCATGTCCGTCATGATCACCGGCCAGCTGATCGCGACCGAGATCACCGCCGAGAAGAGCTCGCGCGTCATGGAGATCATCGTCACGAGCGTGGCGCCGCTCAAGCAGATGTTCGGCAAGGTCATCGGCACTTTCCTCGTCGGCCTGCTCCAGCTCGTCGTGCTCGTCGGTGCGGCGCTCGTCAACCTCACGCTGCCGCACAACAAGGGTGCGCTCGAGAAGTTCGGTATCGACCTCTCCAGCATCGAGCCGAAAATGATCATCTTCGCGATCGTCATGTATCTGCTCGGCTACTTCCTGTATGCGATGCTGTTCGCCGCCATCGGCTCGCTCGTCAGCCGGACGGAGGATCTCAGCCAGACGTCGATGCCGGTCACGATGCTGTCGCTCGCGGGCTTCTACATCGCCATCTACGGCCTGACGAACCCCGAGAGCACGTTCATCACCGTATGCTCGTTCATTCCGTTTTTCTCGCCGTTCATCCTGTTCCTCCGCATCGGCCTCGCCGATCCGGCCTGGTGGGAGATCGTCCTGTCGGTCGGCATTCTGATCGCTTCCGTGCTGATCATCGGCTGGCTCGCCGCCAAGATCTACCGCGTGGGCGTGCTCATGTACGGCAAGAAGCCATCGTTCAAGGAAGTATTTAAGGCGCTTCGCGCTTATAAGGTGTAA
- a CDS encoding ABC transporter ATP-binding protein, translating into MNPLVIEKVFKQYGDKTAVNGLSFEVAQGEIYGLLGANGAGKTTTMRMVLGLILPDGGSIRYRGKTYSTEQLSMLGYLPEERGMYPKIKVSEQILYLAQLRGMSRRDADANLKRWLDRFQVPEYYNKKVEELSKGNQQKIQFIAAVIHKPSILIMDEAFSGLDPVNVELLKSTVKELRDDGASIVFSTHRMEHVEELCRNITIMHKSNPVLQGPIRDIKNRFPKEKVVVGAERDIPGLDRIPGVVSATRTERGYDLRISRKEAAQEILKHAMAQGPVERFELLEPTLNEIFIKTVGESHE; encoded by the coding sequence ATGAATCCGCTGGTAATCGAAAAGGTGTTCAAGCAATACGGGGACAAGACAGCCGTCAACGGGCTTAGCTTCGAGGTGGCCCAAGGCGAGATTTACGGCTTGCTCGGCGCGAACGGCGCGGGAAAGACGACGACGATGCGCATGGTGCTCGGACTCATTCTCCCGGATGGAGGCAGCATCCGTTACCGCGGGAAGACCTACAGCACAGAGCAGCTCTCGATGCTGGGCTACCTGCCGGAGGAGCGGGGCATGTACCCGAAGATCAAGGTGAGCGAGCAGATTCTGTATCTGGCGCAGCTGCGCGGCATGTCGCGCCGGGACGCCGACGCGAACCTGAAACGGTGGCTCGACCGGTTTCAGGTGCCGGAGTACTACAACAAAAAGGTCGAGGAGCTCTCCAAGGGCAACCAGCAGAAAATCCAGTTCATCGCCGCGGTCATTCACAAGCCAAGCATTCTCATTATGGACGAAGCGTTCAGCGGTCTTGATCCGGTCAACGTCGAGCTGCTGAAGTCGACGGTCAAGGAGCTGCGCGACGATGGCGCGAGCATCGTCTTCTCGACGCACCGGATGGAGCATGTCGAGGAGTTGTGCCGCAACATCACGATCATGCACAAGTCGAATCCGGTGCTGCAGGGGCCGATCCGCGACATCAAGAATCGTTTTCCCAAGGAAAAAGTGGTCGTCGGCGCAGAGCGGGATATCCCCGGGCTGGATCGCATTCCCGGCGTTGTCTCCGCGACCCGTACCGAGCGAGGGTACGATCTGCGCATCTCCCGCAAGGAAGCCGCACAGGAGATTCTGAAGCACGCAATGGCACAAGGCCCGGTCGAACGCTTCGAGCTGCTGGAGCCGACCCTGAACGAAATCTTCATTAAGACGGTAGGTGAGAGCCATGAATAG
- a CDS encoding ATP-binding cassette domain-containing protein, producing MSLGMYGLERTESGNEAVSLKGAAVRHDGFALGPLDLTVPAGMVTAIVGPNGSGKSTLLRLLLRLAPCEGEAAVLGQRLSPDSDEGLRERIGFVSELPHAYENHLTADEKARFASKWYPGWSWERYERLMRSFDADRVKKLGKMSKGMRRKAELAVAMAHDPELLLLDEPSSGLDPSAWKALLDELTRYMDRGDRTLIFATHITEEVRRLADYVLFMHRGRCLGLYEKDRLFEAWRVLAVQRTDGAAGKEDAARLLKQAPGVQGAQEAGPGICRIESDAPEETEAYCLSNGYRILSSQRMELEEIMACLVRKGDAGR from the coding sequence ATGAGTCTCGGAATGTACGGTTTGGAAAGAACGGAGAGCGGCAACGAAGCCGTCTCGCTGAAGGGAGCGGCCGTCCGGCACGACGGGTTCGCGCTCGGACCGCTCGATTTGACCGTGCCTGCCGGGATGGTGACCGCCATCGTCGGACCGAACGGCTCCGGCAAGAGCACGCTGCTGCGGCTGCTGCTCCGGCTCGCGCCTTGCGAGGGAGAGGCGGCGGTACTCGGCCAGCGTCTGTCGCCGGACAGCGATGAGGGGCTGAGGGAGAGGATCGGCTTCGTATCCGAGCTGCCCCACGCTTACGAGAATCATCTCACTGCCGATGAGAAGGCCCGGTTCGCCTCCAAGTGGTACCCCGGCTGGAGCTGGGAAAGATACGAACGGCTGATGCGAAGCTTCGACGCCGATCGCGTCAAAAAGCTCGGCAAGATGTCCAAGGGAATGCGGCGCAAGGCGGAGCTAGCGGTCGCGATGGCCCACGATCCGGAGCTGCTGCTGCTCGACGAGCCGTCTTCCGGCCTCGACCCTTCAGCCTGGAAGGCGCTGCTGGACGAACTCACGCGCTACATGGACCGGGGGGACCGCACGCTGATTTTTGCGACGCACATCACGGAGGAAGTGCGCCGGCTCGCGGACTACGTGCTGTTCATGCATCGGGGCCGGTGTCTCGGGCTGTATGAGAAGGACCGGTTGTTCGAGGCATGGCGGGTGCTGGCCGTCCAGCGGACGGACGGTGCGGCCGGCAAGGAGGACGCGGCTCGGCTGCTGAAGCAGGCGCCGGGCGTCCAGGGGGCGCAGGAGGCAGGCCCCGGCATCTGCCGGATCGAGTCCGACGCGCCCGAGGAAACGGAGGCTTATTGCCTCTCGAACGGCTATCGGATTCTGTCCTCGCAGCGCATGGAATTGGAAGAGATCATGGCTTGTCTAGTTCGGAAGGGGGATGCGGGAAGATGA
- a CDS encoding fibronectin type III domain-containing protein has translation MLSIVKKSGLSLLVAALISSPLTLSPAARVHADPVETNVALGHATVTANGLVKNALSLAKLVDGDRQASNYLLIDATAGPKWVQLDLGESFDVTRVNVLNDFNPSEPRTGRDIIVQLSNDPSFASGVTTVFNNDTDNTAGQGAGTDASYLEPTDGSGKTVTLSSPVNARYVRSWANGHVRSSNNSVQTVNTPVEVEVYAAVPATNTSLPSAVGLTVGSASVNSASLSWTSPGPSAVSGYDIRYSTSPITSANWDNGLVVKRVTGEPSPAAASTAQSMIVKGLSSGTPFYFAMKTVGSPGQVSALSSSVQVSTLPVANIALGKPVTSNAGSSTGQPFPALTDGVKTRDAYLLYSVADGPKWVQVDLGKTYDIARINIRNDWGASADVYRYARDIVVQLSNDASFASGVVTAFNNDGDNSAGLGAGTDAEYMEPADGSGKDILLADTVGARYVRYWANGHVRVNGSVNTVDTPVELEAYADPQDSSPPAAVANLASTFVSWQSADLAWTAPGGDGNTGTAVAYDLRYATSAITASNWSSATPVSGVPAPKTAGSAESFTVTGLTPGMTYYFALKAKDLVNESPISNVVTITTPTADTVAPAAIANLQATQAMFKSVKLTWTAPGDDGTNGKAASYDVRYSTSPITLANWASATQAEGELPQPTAGTAMRFKVTELTAGTTYYFAVRTTDAVGNVSGLSNSVSATVATPTADAVTVSSLSALQTAIDGAPAGGRVITLAAGTYNQTTPINITGKNNITIRGAGSNYTATVVKGLGINNSALDINFKVNDSDYVTFKNMTIQDSYYHAIQVNLGSKYFHADGLKTWDNGEGGFKTTFDLNSGSGYTDYGIIENSLIGYTASGMRSVVEGVDLIASKGWIVRGNRVENAKTSNNGGGYGIFAKGNSIDTIFENNVIVGSFVAMSFGGGGTGATFFRNQDQTYEHRGGIIRNNVVFGATDTGVYLNKANGYKVYNNTILNTGSGVGAIEPRFAGTSGEVRNNLMTGTVKNRDSGTSVASNNITGATASWLVDPAGGDYRLHPFNGMAARDVGMTLADVPTDMYGEARPYGGAYDVGADEFAPNETTPPAAIGNLAASDITSRTFLLTWTAAGDDGNTGTAYAYDIRYSNAPITETNWSSAQKADSTPLPAAAGTSQSVKIVGPTAGSVIYAAVKTVDDQGNVSPLSNIVQVNTPAVSGSEFTPTDDAYVAASGDRSGTSQSLIILNNGNSTYWSYLKADFTGYSATHAERAVLKLYVSDIPNNPSRPHALAVTGLINDSWSESTVNRLTLADETGAVPLGSIQLSKPGWYEFDVTAFINSQMTDKIVTFKISDPQAQAARVELNSSEHPYNRPFLLISETDDVAPAAIADLAAGKKTLSSVELSWTAPGDDGNVRTAGEYDVRYAASPITESNWANATPVVGEPSPLAAGTAQKFTVLGLTPGATYYFAMKTRDDANNESALSNMVQVALESTVNVALGKTVSTNGTVSGGGSVSVVTDGARGSGGYALISVADGPKWVQVDLGQAYAISRINVLNDWGGVSGFVRTGRDHVVQLSNDPTFATGVTTVFNNDTDNSAGLGTGSDAAYQEPTDGTGKNIVLTTPVNARYVRSWANGHVRATGETNLVNTPVELEVYANTGDSTAPGTISNLSASGTTWKSTNLSWTAPGDDGTTGTAASYDIRYFTSSITENNWNDAVQLTNEPAPAIAGTAQSMAVTGLPAGTALYFAMRTFDETSNASALSNVVPVTTAANDPTPPAAIADLQATNPGPRSVQLTWTAPGNDGNAGMAEGYDVRYSTSPITTEAQWAAATQAEDELAQKSPGQAMKYQVNQLQTGVTYYFAVRTYDDGGNYGGLSNAVSATTFTPTPDSATVTSLAQLQQAIDQAPAQGRIITLAAGTYSQTATININGKNNITIQGATANYDDTVVAGPGINASSMDINFKVNDSDYVTFKNMTIRDSYYHAIQVNSGSDYFRADHLKTWDNGEGGFKSTSGGSLDLPYADYGTIENSLIGYTSGGTRSVVEGVDLIAAKGWVIRGNTFQNAKMSGGGVAYAFFAKGNSIDTLVENNVFQNSFIAMSFGGGGTAPQYFRNGDTSLEHRGGIMRNNVVYGTADAGVYMNKASGFKVYNNTILGVPSGVGGVESRFAGSSGDVRNNLMDKAVKLRDGGAATSSNNITNGTASMLVNAAAGDYHLNAATASAAIDAGISLAADVPLDMDGQPRPSGSAYDIGADELSQAPAAPTGLTASLASGNVQLAWNLVSGATSYAVKRATVAGGPYTSLATGVTTNAYTDNAAAAGATYYYTVSAVNGAGAGPNAAEASVTVPLAAPTGLTATGGNGTVNLGWTASSGATGYKVKRGTVSGGPYSIVATSVTGAVYADTTVSNGTTYYYVVSAVSSGGESADSAQVSATPSSGAALNRTGWTAAASSATYGTASALDGNASTRWATSAAQQVGQYYQVNMGAAKTFNKITLDSTGGNDYPRAYEVYVSSDGTNWGTAVASGTGSGNVQTVTFPVQTAQYIKVVLTAAASPWWSVYEFNVYEP, from the coding sequence ATGCTGTCGATCGTCAAAAAGTCAGGCCTTTCACTGCTTGTCGCCGCATTAATCTCCTCGCCTCTAACCTTGTCCCCCGCCGCCCGCGTGCACGCGGACCCCGTCGAGACGAACGTCGCGCTCGGCCATGCGACCGTCACCGCGAACGGCCTCGTCAAAAACGCGCTCTCGCTCGCCAAGCTCGTCGACGGCGACCGGCAGGCGTCCAATTACTTGCTGATCGACGCAACCGCCGGGCCCAAGTGGGTTCAGCTCGATCTCGGCGAATCGTTTGACGTCACGCGCGTGAACGTATTGAACGACTTCAATCCTTCAGAGCCTCGGACCGGCAGGGACATCATCGTCCAGCTGTCCAACGACCCTTCGTTTGCAAGCGGTGTCACGACCGTGTTCAACAATGATACGGACAACACGGCCGGCCAGGGCGCAGGGACCGACGCTTCTTATCTGGAGCCGACGGACGGCAGCGGCAAGACCGTGACGCTCTCCTCCCCCGTGAATGCGCGGTACGTCCGCTCCTGGGCGAACGGACACGTCCGGTCCTCGAACAACTCGGTCCAGACCGTCAATACGCCTGTCGAAGTGGAAGTGTATGCCGCCGTTCCCGCGACGAATACGTCCCTGCCGAGCGCCGTCGGCCTGACGGTGGGCAGCGCCTCGGTCAACAGCGCGAGCTTGTCCTGGACGAGTCCGGGACCGTCGGCCGTCAGCGGCTATGACATCCGTTACTCGACCTCTCCCATTACGAGCGCTAACTGGGACAACGGTCTCGTCGTCAAACGGGTGACCGGCGAGCCGTCCCCCGCAGCGGCTTCCACCGCCCAGAGCATGATCGTGAAGGGGCTGTCCTCCGGCACGCCGTTTTACTTCGCCATGAAGACGGTCGGCAGCCCGGGACAGGTATCCGCACTCTCCTCCTCCGTCCAAGTCTCGACCCTGCCGGTCGCCAACATCGCCCTCGGCAAGCCGGTCACGTCGAACGCAGGCAGCTCGACCGGACAGCCGTTCCCGGCCTTGACGGACGGCGTGAAGACGCGCGACGCTTATTTGCTCTATAGCGTCGCCGACGGTCCGAAGTGGGTGCAAGTCGATCTGGGCAAAACCTACGACATCGCCCGGATCAATATTCGCAACGATTGGGGCGCCTCCGCGGACGTCTATCGGTATGCCCGCGACATCGTCGTCCAACTGTCCAACGACGCGAGTTTTGCGAGCGGCGTCGTCACGGCGTTCAACAACGACGGTGACAACAGCGCCGGGCTAGGCGCCGGCACGGACGCCGAATACATGGAGCCGGCCGACGGCAGCGGCAAGGACATCTTGCTCGCCGACACGGTCGGCGCGCGTTATGTCCGCTATTGGGCGAACGGCCATGTCCGGGTCAACGGCTCGGTTAATACCGTCGACACGCCCGTCGAGCTCGAAGCGTACGCCGATCCCCAGGACAGCTCGCCGCCCGCCGCGGTGGCGAACCTGGCGAGCACCTTCGTCTCCTGGCAGTCCGCCGATCTCGCCTGGACGGCGCCAGGCGGCGACGGCAATACGGGCACGGCGGTTGCTTACGACCTCCGTTACGCGACGAGCGCGATCACGGCGTCCAACTGGTCCTCCGCGACGCCTGTCTCCGGCGTTCCGGCGCCGAAGACGGCCGGCTCGGCCGAGTCGTTCACGGTGACCGGACTGACGCCGGGCATGACCTATTACTTCGCGCTGAAAGCGAAGGATCTCGTCAACGAATCGCCGATCTCGAACGTCGTGACGATCACCACGCCGACGGCGGACACGGTCGCGCCGGCCGCCATCGCGAACCTGCAGGCGACCCAAGCGATGTTCAAGTCCGTCAAGCTGACCTGGACGGCGCCGGGCGACGACGGCACGAACGGCAAAGCTGCGAGCTACGACGTACGGTACTCGACCTCGCCGATCACGCTTGCCAACTGGGCGTCCGCGACCCAGGCGGAGGGCGAGCTGCCGCAGCCGACCGCGGGCACGGCCATGCGGTTCAAGGTGACGGAGCTGACGGCAGGCACGACCTACTACTTCGCGGTCCGGACGACGGACGCCGTAGGCAACGTATCGGGGCTGTCCAATTCCGTGAGCGCCACGGTCGCGACGCCGACGGCCGACGCCGTCACGGTCTCCTCGCTCTCCGCCCTGCAGACGGCGATCGATGGCGCGCCGGCAGGCGGCCGCGTCATCACGCTGGCCGCGGGCACCTATAACCAGACGACGCCGATCAATATTACGGGCAAGAACAATATCACGATCCGGGGCGCCGGCAGCAATTACACGGCGACGGTGGTGAAGGGGCTCGGCATCAACAACAGCGCGCTCGACATCAATTTCAAGGTCAACGACTCCGATTATGTCACGTTCAAGAACATGACGATTCAGGATTCCTATTATCATGCCATCCAGGTCAATCTGGGCTCGAAGTACTTCCATGCCGACGGCTTGAAAACCTGGGACAACGGCGAAGGCGGCTTCAAGACGACCTTCGACCTGAACAGCGGCAGCGGGTACACCGATTACGGCATCATCGAGAACTCGCTGATCGGCTACACCGCGAGCGGCATGCGCAGCGTCGTGGAAGGCGTCGACCTGATCGCCTCCAAGGGCTGGATCGTCCGCGGCAATCGCGTCGAGAACGCCAAGACGTCGAATAACGGCGGCGGCTACGGCATTTTCGCCAAAGGGAATTCTATCGATACGATCTTCGAGAACAACGTGATCGTAGGCAGCTTTGTCGCCATGTCGTTCGGCGGCGGCGGCACGGGGGCGACCTTCTTCCGCAACCAGGACCAGACCTACGAGCATCGCGGCGGCATCATCCGCAACAATGTCGTCTTCGGCGCTACGGATACGGGCGTCTACCTGAACAAGGCCAACGGCTACAAGGTGTACAACAACACGATTCTGAACACCGGATCCGGCGTCGGCGCCATTGAGCCAAGGTTCGCCGGCACGAGCGGAGAGGTGCGCAACAACCTGATGACCGGCACGGTCAAAAACCGCGACAGCGGCACCTCCGTGGCGAGCAATAACATCACGGGAGCGACGGCAAGCTGGCTGGTCGATCCGGCGGGCGGCGACTATCGCCTGCATCCGTTCAACGGGATGGCAGCCAGAGACGTCGGCATGACGCTGGCCGACGTGCCGACCGACATGTACGGCGAAGCCCGTCCGTACGGCGGCGCGTACGACGTCGGCGCCGACGAGTTCGCGCCGAACGAGACGACGCCGCCGGCCGCCATCGGCAATTTGGCCGCAAGCGACATAACGTCCCGTACGTTCCTGTTGACATGGACCGCGGCGGGTGACGACGGCAACACGGGAACCGCGTATGCGTACGACATCCGCTATTCGAATGCCCCGATCACGGAAACGAACTGGAGCAGCGCGCAGAAGGCGGACTCGACGCCGCTGCCTGCGGCCGCAGGGACTTCGCAGTCGGTTAAGATCGTGGGCCCTACGGCAGGCAGCGTCATTTATGCGGCCGTGAAGACGGTGGACGACCAAGGCAATGTGTCGCCGCTGTCAAACATCGTACAGGTTAACACGCCTGCGGTGTCGGGTTCCGAGTTCACGCCGACCGACGACGCCTATGTGGCCGCCTCGGGCGACAGATCCGGCACAAGCCAATCGCTGATCATTCTGAACAACGGCAACAGCACGTATTGGAGTTATTTAAAGGCCGACTTCACCGGTTATTCCGCGACGCATGCCGAACGTGCGGTCTTGAAGCTGTACGTATCGGACATCCCGAACAATCCAAGCCGGCCGCATGCGCTCGCCGTCACCGGTCTGATCAACGACAGCTGGTCGGAAAGTACGGTCAACAGGCTCACCTTGGCCGACGAGACAGGCGCCGTCCCGCTGGGGTCGATCCAGTTAAGCAAGCCGGGCTGGTACGAATTCGACGTCACGGCGTTTATTAACAGCCAGATGACCGACAAAATCGTCACTTTCAAAATTAGCGATCCGCAGGCTCAAGCGGCAAGAGTGGAGCTGAACAGCTCGGAGCATCCGTACAACAGGCCGTTCCTGCTCATCAGCGAAACGGACGATGTCGCGCCGGCGGCGATCGCCGATCTCGCGGCGGGCAAGAAGACGCTGAGCAGCGTGGAGCTCAGCTGGACGGCGCCGGGCGACGACGGCAACGTCAGAACGGCCGGCGAATACGACGTGCGGTACGCCGCTTCGCCGATCACCGAGTCGAACTGGGCGAACGCCACGCCCGTGGTCGGGGAGCCCTCGCCTCTGGCGGCGGGCACCGCGCAGAAGTTCACCGTGCTGGGCTTGACGCCGGGCGCGACGTATTACTTCGCGATGAAGACGCGGGACGATGCGAACAACGAGTCGGCGCTCTCCAACATGGTTCAAGTCGCGCTGGAGTCGACCGTCAATGTTGCGCTCGGCAAGACGGTCAGCACGAACGGCACGGTGTCCGGCGGCGGCTCCGTCTCGGTCGTGACGGACGGCGCGCGGGGCTCGGGCGGGTACGCGCTGATCAGCGTCGCCGACGGCCCCAAGTGGGTGCAGGTGGACCTCGGTCAGGCTTATGCGATCAGCCGGATCAACGTTCTCAACGACTGGGGCGGGGTCTCGGGCTTCGTCAGGACGGGGCGCGACCATGTCGTGCAGCTGTCCAACGATCCGACCTTTGCAACCGGCGTCACGACCGTCTTCAACAACGATACGGACAACAGCGCGGGACTTGGAACGGGCAGCGATGCGGCATATCAAGAGCCGACTGACGGCACGGGCAAAAACATCGTGCTGACGACCCCCGTCAACGCCAGGTACGTCAGATCCTGGGCCAACGGGCACGTAAGAGCCACCGGGGAGACGAATCTGGTCAATACCCCCGTCGAGCTCGAGGTGTACGCGAATACCGGGGATTCGACGGCGCCGGGCACGATCTCGAATCTGTCCGCGTCGGGTACGACCTGGAAATCGACCAATTTGTCGTGGACCGCTCCAGGCGATGACGGCACGACCGGCACGGCGGCAAGCTACGATATCCGGTACTTTACGTCCAGCATCACGGAGAACAACTGGAACGATGCCGTGCAGTTGACGAACGAGCCCGCTCCGGCGATAGCGGGTACCGCGCAGTCGATGGCGGTAACCGGACTACCCGCGGGCACGGCGTTATACTTCGCGATGCGAACGTTCGACGAGACGTCCAACGCGTCGGCCCTGTCCAATGTCGTGCCCGTCACGACGGCGGCGAACGATCCGACGCCGCCTGCGGCGATCGCCGATCTGCAGGCGACGAACCCGGGGCCGCGCAGCGTGCAGCTGACCTGGACGGCGCCGGGCAACGATGGCAACGCCGGCATGGCGGAAGGCTACGACGTCCGGTACTCGACTTCGCCGATTACGACCGAGGCCCAATGGGCTGCGGCGACGCAGGCGGAGGATGAGCTGGCGCAGAAGAGCCCGGGCCAGGCGATGAAGTACCAGGTCAACCAGCTCCAGACGGGCGTGACCTATTACTTCGCGGTCAGGACGTACGACGACGGCGGCAACTACGGCGGGCTGTCCAACGCCGTCAGCGCGACGACCTTCACGCCGACGCCGGACAGCGCGACGGTCACGTCGCTGGCCCAGCTGCAGCAGGCGATCGACCAGGCGCCCGCGCAGGGCCGGATTATTACCCTTGCCGCGGGGACTTACAGCCAGACGGCGACGATCAACATTAACGGCAAGAACAATATTACGATCCAAGGCGCGACGGCGAACTATGACGACACGGTCGTCGCCGGCCCGGGCATTAACGCCTCGAGCATGGATATTAACTTCAAGGTCAACGATTCGGACTATGTTACGTTTAAGAACATGACGATCCGCGACTCCTACTACCATGCGATCCAGGTGAACTCGGGATCAGATTATTTCCGCGCCGATCACCTGAAGACCTGGGACAACGGAGAGGGCGGCTTCAAGTCGACCTCGGGCGGCAGCCTGGATCTGCCTTACGCGGACTACGGCACGATCGAGAACTCCTTGATCGGCTACACTTCGGGCGGTACGCGCAGCGTCGTGGAAGGCGTCGACCTGATCGCGGCCAAGGGCTGGGTCATCCGGGGCAACACCTTCCAGAACGCGAAGATGTCCGGCGGCGGCGTCGCCTATGCCTTCTTCGCCAAAGGCAATTCCATCGATACGCTCGTCGAGAACAACGTATTCCAGAACAGCTTTATCGCCATGTCGTTCGGCGGCGGCGGTACCGCTCCGCAGTACTTCCGGAACGGGGATACGTCGCTTGAGCACCGAGGCGGCATCATGCGCAACAATGTCGTGTACGGCACGGCCGACGCGGGCGTCTATATGAACAAGGCTTCCGGCTTCAAGGTTTACAACAACACGATCCTCGGCGTTCCATCGGGCGTAGGCGGCGTGGAGTCCAGGTTCGCGGGAAGCAGCGGCGACGTGCGAAACAACCTGATGGATAAAGCAGTGAAGCTTCGCGACGGCGGCGCGGCTACCAGCAGCAACAACATTACGAACGGCACCGCGAGCATGCTCGTCAATGCGGCCGCCGGCGACTACCATCTGAATGCGGCTACCGCTTCGGCTGCGATCGACGCCGGCATCTCGCTGGCCGCCGACGTGCCGCTCGACATGGACGGCCAGCCGCGTCCGTCCGGCTCGGCGTACGACATCGGCGCCGACGAGCTCAGCCAGGCGCCGGCTGCGCCTACGGGCCTCACGGCCAGTCTTGCAAGCGGCAACGTCCAGCTGGCCTGGAATCTCGTGTCCGGCGCGACGAGCTACGCGGTGAAGCGCGCGACCGTCGCAGGAGGTCCGTATACGAGCTTGGCCACGGGCGTCACGACCAATGCTTATACGGATAACGCTGCCGCGGCGGGCGCGACCTACTACTACACCGTCTCCGCCGTGAATGGGGCCGGTGCGGGACCGAACGCCGCCGAGGCGTCCGTCACGGTACCGCTGGCGGCGCCGACCGGTCTCACCGCAACCGGCGGTAATGGCACGGTCAACCTGGGCTGGACGGCTTCTTCCGGCGCGACCGGCTACAAAGTGAAGCGCGGCACCGTCAGCGGCGGCCCGTACAGCATCGTTGCGACGAGCGTGACCGGCGCCGTCTATGCCGATACGACCGTCTCGAACGGGACGACGTATTATTACGTCGTGAGCGCCGTCAGTTCGGGCGGCGAGAGCGCGGATTCCGCGCAGGTGTCGGCCACGCCTTCCAGCGGCGCGGCGCTGAATAGGACCGGTTGGACAGCGGCAGCTTCGTCTGCCACCTATGGGACGGCTTCTGCGCTGGACGGCAATGCGTCGACGCGCTGGGCGACGAGCGCTGCGCAGCAGGTCGGGCAGTACTATCAGGTCAACATGGGAGCGGCCAAGACGTTCAACAAGATCACGCTCGACTCTACGGGAGGCAACGATTATCCCCGCGCCTACGAGGTGTACGTCTCCTCCGACGGCACGAACTGGGGCACTGCAGTCGCGAGCGGCACGGGCAGCGGCAACGTGCAGACCGTTACGTTCCCCGTGCAGACGGCCCAGTATATCAAGGTCGTGCTGACGGCGGCGGCCTCTCCGTGGTGGAGCGTCTACGAGTTCAACGTGTATGAGCCTTAA
- a CDS encoding discoidin domain-containing protein translates to MDVELYGNASLTSGKTLTATDEYAVDARYASNAADGKSTTFWSSIKWSGASDYKWLQVDLGDTRAIGRWAVKHATGNATTKSYKLQASREARPAPGSTSISSCAIRHS, encoded by the coding sequence GTGGACGTCGAGCTGTACGGCAATGCCAGCCTGACGTCGGGCAAGACGCTGACGGCGACGGACGAATACGCCGTCGACGCGCGTTATGCCTCGAATGCCGCCGACGGCAAATCCACCACGTTCTGGAGCTCGATCAAGTGGAGCGGCGCGAGCGATTATAAGTGGCTTCAAGTCGATCTTGGCGATACGCGTGCCATCGGACGCTGGGCGGTCAAACATGCGACCGGAAACGCGACGACGAAGAGCTATAAGCTTCAAGCGAGCAGGGAGGCGCGACCGGCCCCTGGGTCGACGTCGATCTCGTCGTGCGCAATACGGCACTCGTGA